Proteins from a genomic interval of Candidatus Zixiibacteriota bacterium:
- a CDS encoding segregation/condensation protein A yields MNGTPKENYSVNLEIFQGPLDLLLYLIRKDEIDIYDIPIARVTQQYMQYIEMMKILNLELAGEYILMAATLIRIKARLLLPRDESEEEEGDPRENLVAALLEYKKFKEAGEILREKRILEERVFVPDGLGGGNGDREKIILSDTTTLFDLLTAFKEVLDRAGQDSQYTINPEAGTIEDRITIIMAILAGKDSATFIELFEDIPRKLTAILTFLAILELVKIKRITVRQSLPFSELRVYRGDDFHNPEPVIEFIKKFHFLQ; encoded by the coding sequence ATGAACGGCACGCCCAAAGAAAACTATTCGGTCAACCTGGAAATTTTCCAGGGGCCGCTGGATCTTCTGCTCTATCTTATCCGCAAGGATGAAATCGATATTTATGATATTCCGATTGCCCGAGTGACCCAGCAGTATATGCAGTATATAGAGATGATGAAGATTTTAAATCTGGAACTGGCCGGCGAATATATCCTGATGGCGGCGACACTTATCCGGATCAAGGCGCGGCTGCTTTTGCCTCGCGATGAATCGGAGGAGGAAGAGGGCGACCCGCGTGAAAATCTGGTGGCAGCGCTTCTGGAATACAAGAAATTCAAGGAGGCGGGTGAAATCCTGCGCGAAAAGAGAATACTTGAGGAGCGGGTCTTTGTTCCGGACGGGCTGGGGGGCGGCAACGGCGACAGGGAGAAGATTATTCTCTCCGATACCACCACCCTGTTTGACCTTCTGACCGCTTTCAAGGAAGTTCTGGATCGGGCCGGACAAGACAGCCAGTACACGATAAATCCCGAAGCAGGTACCATTGAGGATCGCATCACCATAATTATGGCGATTCTGGCCGGGAAAGATTCAGCCACTTTTATAGAGTTGTTTGAGGATATTCCCCGCAAGCTGACCGCAATCCTGACTTTTCTGGCGATTCTGGAACTGGTCAAGATCAAGCGGATCACGGTGCGGCAGTCGCTCCCCTTCTCGGAGTTGAGAGTTTATCGCGGCGATGATTTTCATAATCCCGAACCGGTAATAGAGTTCATAAAGAAGTTTCATTTTCTGCAATAG